DNA from Variovorax sp. PBL-H6:
AAGCCGAAGGCGCCCAGCGCTGCCGCGATGTTGAGGACGAAGATCAGCACCATCGTCTCGCTCGGGAGGAAGCCGATCACCTGCTCCGCATAGATCGCCGCGAGCGTGATCGCCACTGCCACACCGCCCTGGTAGCAGACGGTGCAGGCCAGCAGCCACATGAAATCGCGGTACGCGCGCGCATTGCGGAAGGTGTCGCTCAGCTGCTGCCAGGCACTGCGGCTGTCGGCCGCTCCCTGTGGCTGCGCACGCTCGGGCAGCAACGCGAAGGTGGCGCAGGCGGCGAGACCGTAGATCGCCGCCGTGATGAGCATCGTGACCGGCACGAAGTGCGCAGCCGGCAGGCCGCCAGCCTGGGCCGAGAGCACGTAGGCCAGGCACAGTCCGAGCGCGAGCATGCCGCCGATGTAGCCGAAGGCCCAGCCCCATCCGCTGACCTTGCCCATCCCCTCGGCCGTCGCGAGCTCCGGCAGGAAAGCACCGGTCAGCGACTCCCCGTACGAGTAGAAGGTATTGGAGACAACCACCAGGCCCATCGCGAGCGCGACCGCGAAGGGGCCTCCGAGCCGGGGCGTGATCGCCAGCGCCGCGGTGCCGAGCACGCAGCCGGCAGTGACGATCGCCAATGCTTTCTTCTTTGCCGCATGGAGGTCGGCCCAGGCGCCGATGGCCGGCATGCTCAACATCACGATGGCATAGGAGATGCTCAAGGCCACCGTCCAGGCGAACGGGCCCCAAGGCGCGCCCTTGGCGATTCCGCCGACGAAATAGGCGGCGAACACTGCCGTGATCACGACAGTCGTATAGCCCGAGTTGGCGAAGTCGTACATGGCCCAGCCGAAGACTTCGCGCTTGCGCACGCCGGGACGAAGGGCAGACTGGGAAAAAAGCGCCAAGCGACTCTCCTCGAGCAGAAGGTCGCCGAGCATAGCGGAGCGGCCTGACCGCCTCGTGGCGCCGGCGCCAGGTTCGCGCGGCGCCTCAGCTCAGTGCAGGTGGCGCGGGCGGCGTCCGCCGCCGTGACCGCCACTGCCCGGCCCACCGGTGCCTCCACGCGGGCGCTTGCCAATTTCGAGGGAGTTCACCAGCGCATCGAAGCGGTCGCCGAAGAGCTTGTCGATCTCGGCCACTACGCCGCCGAGCTCTGCGCCATCGAAGTGGCGCTCCATGAGGTTCACCACGTCCTCGACCAGAAGGTCGCGCTGCACCTGCATGATCGCGGCCGGGTTGGGACCGATGAAGAGCATGACGAAGTCATCACGGGACTCTTCCTCGGGATCGCCCTCCTCCTCGTCGAAGTCCGTGTCGTAGAAGGTGACCTCGATCGCGGCGCCTTGCTCGGCCAGCTCGTTGAGAGCCATGCACATTTCGTCGAGGGCCTGTCGGAAATCCTCGTCTCCGGCCACGGTCCAGCAGATCTGGAGCAGGTGGTCCTTCTGCTCGAAGCGGATTCCGGGTTCCTCTTCGTAGACACTGTTCGCGCCATCGGCCAGCGAGCGGGCACCGGCGTATTTCCAGAGGGGTTTCAGGGCTTCCTGAATTTGCTCGAAGCTCACATCGGAGCGAAGCGACACATCGCCGTGGACGTGGATTTCGAACGGAGCGTTGTAGCGAGGCATGTCATGCTCCCTTGTGATGTGGTGGTGCCCGGAACCGGGGTCGAACCGGTATGCCCCTTATGCAGGAAGCGGCGGATTTTAAGTCCGATGTGTCTACCAATTTCACCATCCGGGCGTCCGGGTGGATATGGACGATACCCGAAACAAATACAGCCCCGACAACCGACGGTTGGAGGGGCTGTCTGATCGATACGGCTGGAGGTGGAGGCGCGACCCGGAGTCGAACCGGGCTAGACGGATTTGCAATCCGTTGCATAACCGCTTTGCTATCGCGCCATGCGTTCAATCAACGTTTTCTTCTTGGTCGGAACTCGCGAAAAAAAGGGAAG
Protein-coding regions in this window:
- a CDS encoding MFS transporter, translated to MALFSQSALRPGVRKREVFGWAMYDFANSGYTTVVITAVFAAYFVGGIAKGAPWGPFAWTVALSISYAIVMLSMPAIGAWADLHAAKKKALAIVTAGCVLGTAALAITPRLGGPFAVALAMGLVVVSNTFYSYGESLTGAFLPELATAEGMGKVSGWGWAFGYIGGMLALGLCLAYVLSAQAGGLPAAHFVPVTMLITAAIYGLAACATFALLPERAQPQGAADSRSAWQQLSDTFRNARAYRDFMWLLACTVCYQGGVAVAITLAAIYAEQVIGFLPSETMVLIFVLNIAAALGAFGFGYLEDRIGHRRALSGALLAWIAVCVIAASVTTKGGFWWAATIAGLAMGSSQSAGRAMTGVLAPPRQLAEFFGLWSFATRLAAIIGPLSYGAITWATGGNQRIAILATSVLFIGGLLLLLPIDMRRGRAAALRDETPQSGVGPFAGR
- a CDS encoding DUF6806 family protein — encoded protein: MPRYNAPFEIHVHGDVSLRSDVSFEQIQEALKPLWKYAGARSLADGANSVYEEEPGIRFEQKDHLLQICWTVAGDEDFRQALDEMCMALNELAEQGAAIEVTFYDTDFDEEEGDPEEESRDDFVMLFIGPNPAAIMQVQRDLLVEDVVNLMERHFDGAELGGVVAEIDKLFGDRFDALVNSLEIGKRPRGGTGGPGSGGHGGGRRPRHLH